The Methanocalculus natronophilus genome has a segment encoding these proteins:
- a CDS encoding DUF6508 domain-containing protein has translation MPVPDKSTPASTNDTDTDAGTAGLLHRLKGLSDCLTDCDEPGLCFCTLDDPGGEAAPRSLSLDAKDQFIETVSRLGWVDPDLDWISWSESREARQLRDQPLAMRRATPEQLSRLLTVIARQSSEGSDTFSCEPDLIVGICRRAAELARMIEEGAARCQFRV, from the coding sequence GTGCCTGTACCGGATAAATCCACCCCTGCCTCCACAAATGATACTGATACGGATGCGGGTACTGCCGGGCTGCTTCACCGCCTGAAGGGGCTTTCCGACTGCCTGACAGACTGTGATGAACCGGGGCTGTGTTTCTGCACCCTTGATGATCCTGGGGGTGAGGCAGCCCCACGCTCTCTCTCTTTGGATGCAAAAGACCAGTTTATCGAAACCGTCTCTCGTCTTGGGTGGGTGGATCCGGATCTGGACTGGATCTCCTGGTCAGAATCCAGGGAAGCCCGCCAGCTCAGGGATCAGCCGCTTGCGATGCGGCGGGCGACACCTGAGCAGCTCTCGCGGCTCCTTACGGTGATCGCCAGGCAGTCCTCTGAGGGATCAGACACGTTCTCATGTGAACCAGATCTGATCGTGGGTATATGCAGGAGGGCAGCCGAACTCGCACGTATGATCGAGGAAGGAGCAGCACGCTGCCAGTTCCGGGTCTAA